Proteins from a genomic interval of Drosophila melanogaster chromosome 2R:
- the asrij gene encoding asrij, isoform B gives MDSPLNDGSHHPPPHAPHPLADYQFSAEEVKALRECNTESFFQRSLPFGTGLGLLAYFGVKNGYLQGHVKYGAVPKVVMGVILGYFVGKFSYQQKCAEKIMRLPNSHLGELLRQRRQGGGVISSITPDENLGRAFTLAPFSPSSADVYSDEAYQPGRSTSLNLDTESRPTLSGLDDIYRPTLDSAGSMLEAELPLEPSKPGQSYEDLRRRNREEYSKHQQSPYSRPYEPPVAVQQRPVEQAQSEPAGRKNQYGDSWTD, from the exons ATGGACTCCCCGCTGAACGATGGCTCTCACCATCCACCGCCGCACGCTCCCCACCCCCTG GCGGACTATCAGTTTTCTGCGGAGGAGGTGAAGGCGTTACGTGAGTGCAACACTGAGTCTTTCTTCCAGCGCAGCCTGCCTTTCGGCACTGGACTGGGCCTGCTGGCCTACTTCGGCGTCAAGAACGGCTATTTGCAGGGACACGTCAAGTACGGCGCCGTGCCCAAGGTCGTGATGGGCGTCATTCTGGGCTACTTTGTGGGCAAGTTCAGTTACCAGCAGAAGTGTGCCGAGAAGATCATGCGCCTACCCAACTCCCATCTGGGCGAGCTGCTGCGTCAGCGTAGACAGGGCGGCGGTGTCATCAGCTCCATCACACCGGACGAGAATCTGGGCAGGGCCTTCACTCTGGCCCCCTTCTCGCCGAGCTCGGCGGACGTGTACAGCGATGAGGCGTATCAGCCCGGGAGGAGCACTTCTCTCAATCTGGACACGGAATCGCGCCCTACTTTGTCCGGCCTTGACGACATCTACCGCCCCACCCTGGACT CAGCTGGTTCAATGCTGGAGGCAGAGTTGCCCTTGGAGCCGTCTAAGCCGGGCCAGTCTTACGAGGACCTGCGACGAAGGAACCGAGAAGAGTATTCGAAGCACCAGCAGAGTCCATACTCGCGACCTTACGAACCACCAGTTGCCGTTCAACAGCGACCCGTGGAGCAGGCACAAAGTGAACCCGCTGGAAGGAAGAACCAATACGGCGACTCCTGGACTGATTAA
- the CG3700 gene encoding uncharacterized protein, with translation MYALPGIQILLLIASVSVVTEYCDNGTGECKELTPSDCPVIFYNQHLIGAEVKYCDEFNDIVCCPIPLDHQNLKPAEQTRPFEKQCKQYNEVRSACQSTPFIVGGTKASGKEFPFMALIGTHRPNKSKSDINWDCGGSVVHPKFVLTAAHCLETDESKAERLDPNFDSPKFVVRLGELDYNSTTDDALVQDFRVVNYVVHPGYDTEDEEQGFKNDIALVELDRKAEFNDHVAAVCLPPDSGNDVQQVTAAGWGFTADGVKSSHLLKVNLQRFSDEVCQKRLRFSIDTRTQFCAGSMSSQADTCNGDSGGPIFVQHPLYPCLKQVIGIVSYGLVCGSQGLPSVYTKVHLYTDWIESIVWGN, from the exons ATGTATGCGCTTCCGGGAATCCAGATTCTGTTGCTGATTGCTTCAGTCAGCGTGGTGACCGAGTACTGCGACAATGGAACGGGCGAGTGCAAGGAGCTGACGCCCTCCGACTGTCCAGTGATATTCTACAACCAGCACCTGATCGGAGCCGAAGTCAAGTACTGCGACGAGTTCAACGACATTGTCTGCTGTCCCATACCGCTGGATCACCAGAATCTGAAGCCAGCCGAACAGACGAGGCCTTTTGAGAAGC agtgcAAGCAATACAACGAGGTCAGATCCGCCTGCCAGTCCACGCCCTTCATCGTGGGCGGCACAAAGGCATCCGGTAAAGAGTTTCCCTTCATGGCCCTAATCGGCACTCATCGGCCCAACAAGTCCAAGTCGGACATCAATTGGGATTGTGGTGGATCCGTGGTGCATCCCAAATTCGTACTGACTGCGGCGCATTGCCTGGAGACGGATGA ATCGAAGGCCGAGCGACTGGACCCAAACTTTGATTCGCCCAAATTTGTAGTTCGCCTGGGGGAGCTGGACTACAACAGCACCACCGATGATGCTCTGGTTCAGGACTTTCGGGTGGTCAACTATGTGGTGCACCCTGGATATGATACTGAAGACGAAGAGCAGGGCTTTAAAAACGATATTGCCCTGGTGGAACTGGATCGGAAGGCTGAGTTCAACGACCATGTGGCAGCGGTATGCCTTCCGCCAGACAGCGGCAACGATGTTCAGCAGGTCACAGCCGCCGGCTGGGGATTTACCGCGGACGGTGTGAAGTCCTCGCACCTGCTGAAGGTCAACCTCCAGCGATTCAGTGACGAGGTGTGCCAGAAGCGCCTGCGTTTCAGCATCGATACACGCACCCAGTTCTGTGCCGGCTCAATGTCCAGCCAAGCGGACACCTGCAACGGTGACTCCGGCGGACCTATATTCGTCCAGCATCCGCTCTATCCGTGCCTGAAGCAGGTCATAGGGATTGTCTCATATGGATTAGTTTGTGGCTCCCAAGGACTCCCGAGTGTCTATACCAAAGTCCACCTCTACACCGACTGGATCGAGAGCATCGTGTGGGGCAATTGA
- the MED23 gene encoding mediator complex subunit 23, translated as METQVIDTVNEFLKVDSLDEAFVSVIVFKPNTEQERATRFANDLVTAFGNVAQENREQVLRLYLLRAAGASGYHIKVLMAALVKLVDAHVITARMLCDKVLMCEKLDFEHRTFWIESFRLIKRVIVQVDYKGVREIMKVCRDKAQWFPLNVNVTYMPQLLAVEDILRFIFDRNNCLLPAYFIANEIMRPFPYHWKLNRLMTDFVEEFRTTAQMVSIIGHASMLPIVEHFGYADHMMNSWRLDHNTLKFNFKGSLPYEPELLEEQKPLLRYVLEQPYSREMVSQMLNLQKHQKQRYNALEEQLVNLIVQAMEMTEANDATAGSGFNSSDEQITPYEWMWLHLSSQLIYFVLFQFVSFMHIVLALHEKLSKLELRKGRDQLMWILLQFISGSIQKNPITNFLPVFRLFDLLYPELEPLKLPDINKSSMVRHMAPICVWIHLMKKARVENMNITRPLPIALKNHYDFLQHLVTANTMMNMTLGNDFRIILICNAYSTNQEYFGRPMGLLLDALNGTSKSPNGGQIPAVTFSVTVLDSLTVHSKMSLIHSFVTQMLKQAQSKGQVPAAALLETYARLLVYTEIESLGIKGFLSQLMPTVFKNHAWAMLHTLMEMFSYRLHHVPTHYRVQLLSLLHSLSSVPQTNKMQLNLCFESTALRLITSIGSAEFQPQFSRYFNDKSPGAVASNESEELNRVLILTLARSMHVHGGGDEMQGWCKDFLSNIIQHTPHSWPMHSLACFPPALNEYFTQNNQPPENKQQLKKAVEEEYRTWTSMTNENDIIAHFLRPTTNPLFLCLLFKIIWETENISPVAYKILEGISARALSTHLRKFCDYLVAEVASSSDGRDFIHKCVDTINNMIWKFNVVTIDRVVLCLALRTHEGNEAQVCFLIIQLLLLKASELRNRVQEFCKDNNPDHWKQSNWQDKHLSFHQKYPEKFALDESASQIPLPVYFSNVCLRFLPVLDVVVHRFIELTITNVHQILGFILDHLSILYKFHDRPITYLYNTLHYYERILRDRPALKKKLVGAITSAFSEIRPPNWSVSEPYKVYLQSQDSLWTPELSYYMSLIRRLADTISGKNVFYSTDWRFNEFPNAPTHALYVTCVELLGLPVAPPLVASNLIDVIVSGYAVIPQKDIHSYINAVGIVLAALPEPYWSGIYDRLQDMLNTPNMLNWTYRFNAFELFNFKTVREAMLEKTYAVVLAVAHSVFHHMGAFKLAAMTRYLKEKLKPCVRTEQQLLYLCHVFGPFLQRIELEKPNAVAGIAVLLYEILEIVDKHHGPKPLQYMDQICDFLYHIKYIHVGNIIKNESEAIIKRLRPLLQMRLRFITHLNLEDIHTEKINDNTSNNAITSQTQSPMQTQHQQQPQQPHQQQQQQQQQQQQQQQQQQQQQQMQQQQINAVQTTSVPLGSGGNLQQQQQINQQQQMYMQHMQQHQHMQNMRHN; from the exons ATGGAAACGCAAGTTATAGACACCGTTAACGAGTTTCTG AAGGTCGACTCCCTTGACGAGGCGTTCGTTAGCGTCATTGTATTCAAGCCAAACACCGAGCAAGAACGAGCTACCCGCTTCGCCAATGATTTGG TTACCGCCTTTGGGAACGTGGCGCAGGAGAACCGGGAGCAGGTGCTTCGGCTCTACCTGTTGCGTGCCGCCGGTGCCTCCGGATATCACATCAAAGTGCTGATGGCGGCACTGGTGAAGCTGGTGGACGCACACGTGATCACCGCCAGGATGCTGTGCGACAAGGTGCTGATGTGCGAGAAACTGGACTTCGAGCACAGGACCTTCTGGATCGAGAGCTTCCGGCTGATCAAGCGTGTGATCGTCCAGGTGGACTACAAGGGTGTGCGCGAGATCATGAAGGTATGCCGCGACAAGGCACAATGGTTTCCGCTGAACGTCAACGTTACCTACATGCCACAGCTACTGGCCGTTGAGGATATCCTGCGATTCATCTTTGATCGCAACAATTGCCTGCTGCCCGCCTACTTTATTGCCAACGAGATTATGCGTCCGTTTCCTTACCACTGGAAACTCAACCGGCTGATGACCGACTTTGTCGAAGAGTTCCGCACCACGGCACAAATGGTTTCGATCATTGGACATGCCAGCATGCTTCCCATCGTAGAGCATTTCGGCTATGCCGATCACATGATGAACTCCTGGCGACTGGACCACAATACCCTGAAGTTTAACTTTAAGGGTAGCCTGCCCTACGAGCCAGAGCTGCTCGAAGAGCAGAAGCCCCTACTCCGCTACGTTTTGGAGCAGCCGTACTCAAGGGAAATGGTCTCTCAAATGCTGAACCTGCAAAAGCATCAGAAGCAGCGCTACAATGCCCTGGAAGAGCAGTTGGTTAATCTCATAGTGCAGGCCATGGAGATGACGGAGGCGAATGATGCCACTGCGGGAAGTGGCTTTAACTCCTCAGACGAGCAGATCACGCCCTACGAGTGGATGTGGCTGCATCTCTCTTCGCAACTAATTTACTTTGTGCTCTTTCAGTTCGTAAGCTTTATGCACATAGTGTTGGCGCTCCACGAAAAG CTTTCCAAGTTGGAGCTTCGCAAGGGTCGCGATCAACTTATGTGGATTCTGTTGCAGTTTATATCCGgaagcatacagaaaaatcCT ATCACCAATTTCCTGCCTGTGTTCAGATTGTTTGACCTACTATATCCCGAGCTAGAGCCTCTTAAGCTGCCAGATATCAATAAATCCTCGATGGTTCGCCATATGGCACCCATTTGCGTTTGGATTCACCTGATGAAGAAGGCACGAGTGGAAAACATGAACATCACCAGACCATTGCCAATTGCACTGAAAAACCACTACGA CTTTCTGCAGCACCTAGTCACGGCTAACACCATGATGAACATGACGCTAGGAAACGACTTCCGCATAATTCTCATCTGCAATGCATACTCAACGAATCAGGAGTACTTCGGGCGTCCCATGGGTCTACTGCTGGATGCCCTAAATGGCACTTCAAAATCTCCAAACGGTGGCCAAATCCCAGCCGTAACTTTTTCGGTCACGGTTCTGGACAGCTTGACGGTGCACAGTAAGATGTCGTTAATCCACAGCTTCGTAACTCAGATGTTAAAACAGGCCCAAAGCAAGGGTCAAGTTCCAGCGGCTGCACTACTGGAAACTTATGCCAGACTTCTGGTTTATACAGAAATCGAGTCGCTCGGTATAAAGGGATTCCTGA GCCAACTGATGCCAACAGTGTTTAAGAACCATGCGTGGGCCATGCTGCACACCTTAATGGAGATGTTTTCGTACCGGCTGCACCATGTTCCTACTCACTACCGGGTCCAATTGCTGTCTCTCCTTCATTCTCTGTCCTCCGTGCCGCAGACAAACAAGATGCAGCTCAATCTCTG TTTTGAATCTACTGCACTGCGTCTGATCACCAGCATTGGATCCGCCGAGTTTCAGCCGCAGTTTTCGCGTTACTTTAACGACAAATCTCCCGGAGCAGTGGCGTCTAATGAGAGCGAAGAGCTAAACAGAGTACTTATTCTTACGCTAGCTCGATCCATGCACGTACATGGTGGCGGCGATGAAATGCAGGGATGGTGCAAGGACTTCCTTTCCAACATCATTCAGCACACGCCGCACTCGTGGCCCATGCATTCCCTAGCCTGCTTTCCGCCCGCCTTAAACGAGTACTTTACGCAGAACAACCAACCTCCGGAGAACAAGCAGCAGTTGAAGAAGGCCGTGGAAGAGGAATATCGAACCTGGACGTCGATGACCAACGAGAATGACATAATTGCGCACTTCTTGCGTCCAACTACGAATCCTTTATTCCTTTGCCTTCTGTTCAAAATAATTTGGGAGACGGAGAACATAAGCCCAGTGGCTTACAA aattttggAGGGTATAAGCGCGAGAGCCTTGTCCACTCATCTGCGTAAATTTTGTGACTACTTGGTGGCTGAGGTAGCTAGCTCATCGGATGGCCGCGACTTTATTCACAAGTGCGTCGACACCATTAACAACATGATTTGGAAGTTCAACGTTGTGACCATCGATAGGGTTGTGCTTTGCCTGGCTCTGCGAACGCACGAGGGTAACGAGGCTCAAGTCTGCTTTCTCATAATTCAGCTGCTCTTGCTGAAAGCCAGCGAGCTGAGAAATCGTGTTCAGGAGTTCTGCAAGGACAATAATCCTGATCACTGGAAGCAGAGCAACTG GCAGGACAAACACTTGTCATTCCATCAAAAGTATCCAGAGAAGTTCGCGTTGGACGAGTCAGCTTCACAGATTCCGCTGCCCGTGTACTTCAGCAATGTCTGTCTGCGATTCCTTCCCGTTCTGGATGTGGTAGTGCACAGATTTATCGAACTTACCATTACAAATGTCCACCAGATATTGGGCTTCATTTTGGATCATCTGAGCATACTCTACAAGTTTCACG ATCGACCTATAACATATCTGTACAACACCCTCCATTATTATGAGCGAATCTTACGAGACCGCCCTGCGCTAAAGAAGAAACTT GTTGGCGCTATCACCAGCGCCTTTAGCGAGATTCGGCCGCCCAACTGGAGTGTTAGTGAGCCGTACAAGGTGTATTTGCAAAGCCAAGACTCGCTGTGGACCCCCGAATTGAGCTACTATATGAGTTTGATCAGGAGACTTGCAGACA CAATTAGTGGGAAGAATGTATTTTACTCCACCGATTGGCGTTTTAACGAGTTCCCGAATGCGCCAACCCATGCGCTCTATGTGACATGCGTGGAGCTGCTGGGTCTGCCGGTGGCACCGCCACTGGTGGCCAGCAATCTCATCGATGTTATAGTAAGCGGATATGCGGTTATTCCGCAAAAGGACATTCACAGCTACATTAATGCTGTGGGCATTGTTCTGGCTGCCTTGCCTGAGCCCTACTGGAGCGGCATATACGATCGCCTACAGGATATGCTCAACACACCCAATATGCTGAACTGGACCTACAGATTCAATGCTTTCGAGTTGTTTAACTTCAAGACAGTGCGTGAGGCGATGCTAGAAAAGACCTACGCCGTGGTGTTGGCAGTAGCTCACTCAGTGTTCCATCACATGGGCGCCTTTAAGCTGGCGGCAATGACCAGGTACCTCAAGGAGAAGCTAAAGCCGTGCGTGCGAACCGAACAACAATTGCTGTATTTGTGCCACGTTTTTGGCCCCTTCCTGCAACGAATAGAGTTGGAAAAACCGAACGCTGTGGCTGGCATAGCCGTGTTGCTTTACGAAATTCTTGAGATCGTGGACAAGCATCATGGTCCGAAGCCTCTGCAGTACATGGACCAGATCTGCGATTTCCT CTATCACATTAAGTATATACATGTGGGTAATATCATTAAGAACGAATCGGAAGCCATCATTAAGCGGCTACGGCCCCTGCTGCAAATGCGCCTGAGGTTCATAACCCACCTTAACTTGGAGGATATTCACACTGAAAAGAT CAACGACAATACCAGCAATAATGCAATAACCAGCCAAACGCAGTCTCCAATGCAAAcacagcatcagcagcagccgcagcaaccacatcagcaacaacagcagcaacaacaacagcaacagcagcagcagcagcagcaacagcagcaacaacagatgcagcagcaacaaatcaACGCAGTACAAACAACCAGCGTTCCCTTGGGCAGCGGTGGCAAcctacagcagcagcagcaaatcaaccagcagcaacaaatgtATATGCAGCAcatgcagcagcatcagcacaTGCAAAACATGCGCCACAATTAG
- the Gmer gene encoding GDP-4-keto-6-deoxy-D-mannose 3,5-epimerase/4-reductase yields the protein MKKVLVTGGTGLVGKALEAVIKEQSPEDEQWFFAGSKDADLTNLAATQALFAREKPTHVIHLAAMVGGLFHNMNNNLDFLRNNLLINDNVLQTAHEQGCVKVVSCLSTCIFPDKTSYPIDETMVHNGPPHPSNYGYSYAKRLIDVQNHAYHDKYGRVYTSVIPCNIFGPHDNYNPEVSHVIPGMIYRMHQLVTEKTDVPENDKVFTVFGSGMPLRQFVYSRDLAELMIWVLRNYESVEPIILSADEVQEVTIFEVAQAVAKAFNFNGRLVCDTSKSDGQYKKTASNAKLRSFLPDYAFTDLETAINASVKWYIENYDQARK from the exons ATGAAGAAAGTTCTGGTTACAGGCGGAACTGGGCTGGTGGGCAAGGCCCTGGAGGCTGTGATCAAGGAGCAGTCCCCAGAGGACGAGCAATGGTTTTTTGCGGGCTCTAAAGATGCAGATTTGAC AAATCTGGCCGCCACGCAGGCACTCTTCGCCCGAGAGAAGCCCACGCATGTCATCCATCTGGCTGCAATGGTCGGAGGCCTGTTCCACAACATGAACAACAACCTGGACTTCTTG CGCAACAACCTGCTCATTAACGACAATGTCCTGCAAACGGCACACGAGCAGGGATGCGTGAAGGTGGTGTCCTGCCTGTCCACATGCATTTTTCCGGACAAAACCAGCTACCCCATAGATGAGACCATGGTGCACAATGGGCCGCCGCACCCCTCCAATTATGGTTACTCCTACGCAAAGCGACTGATAGACGTGCAGAACCACGCCTACCACGATAAATATGGCCGGGTGTACACCTCGGTCATTCCGTGCAACATATTCGGTCCCCACGACAACTATAATCCAGAGGTCAGCCACGTTATTCCGGGCATGATCTATAGGATGCACCAGCTGGTTACGGAGAAGACTGACGTCCCCGAAAACGACAAGGTGTTCACCGTTTTCGGAAGCGGCATGCCACTACGGCAGTTTGTATACTCCCGGGACCTGGCGGAGCTGATGATCTGGGTGCTCAGGAACTACGAAAGTGTGGAGCCCATCATCCTAAGCGCGGACGAAGTGCAGGAGGTGACGATCTTCGAGGTGGCCCAAGCCGTTGCAAaagcatttaattttaat GGAAGACTGGTCTGTGATACGAGCAAGTCGGATGGACAGTACAAAAAGACTGCGTCTAATGCCAAGCTTCGCTCCTTCCTGCCAGACTACGCATTTACGGACTTGGAAACGGCAATCAACGCCTCGGTTAAGTGGTACATAGAAAACTACGACCAGGCTAGAAAGTAA
- the asrij gene encoding asrij, isoform A — protein sequence MDSPLNDGSHHPPPHAPHPLADYQFSAEEVKALRECNTESFFQRSLPFGTGLGLLAYFGVKNGYLQGHVKYGAVPKVVMGVILGYFVGKFSYQQKCAEKIMRLPNSHLGELLRQRRQGGGVISSITPDENLGRAFTLAPFSPSSADVYSDEAYQPGRSTSLNLDTESRPTLSGLDDIYRPTLDSGSMLEAELPLEPSKPGQSYEDLRRRNREEYSKHQQSPYSRPYEPPVAVQQRPVEQAQSEPAGRKNQYGDSWTD from the exons ATGGACTCCCCGCTGAACGATGGCTCTCACCATCCACCGCCGCACGCTCCCCACCCCCTG GCGGACTATCAGTTTTCTGCGGAGGAGGTGAAGGCGTTACGTGAGTGCAACACTGAGTCTTTCTTCCAGCGCAGCCTGCCTTTCGGCACTGGACTGGGCCTGCTGGCCTACTTCGGCGTCAAGAACGGCTATTTGCAGGGACACGTCAAGTACGGCGCCGTGCCCAAGGTCGTGATGGGCGTCATTCTGGGCTACTTTGTGGGCAAGTTCAGTTACCAGCAGAAGTGTGCCGAGAAGATCATGCGCCTACCCAACTCCCATCTGGGCGAGCTGCTGCGTCAGCGTAGACAGGGCGGCGGTGTCATCAGCTCCATCACACCGGACGAGAATCTGGGCAGGGCCTTCACTCTGGCCCCCTTCTCGCCGAGCTCGGCGGACGTGTACAGCGATGAGGCGTATCAGCCCGGGAGGAGCACTTCTCTCAATCTGGACACGGAATCGCGCCCTACTTTGTCCGGCCTTGACGACATCTACCGCCCCACCCTGGACT CTGGTTCAATGCTGGAGGCAGAGTTGCCCTTGGAGCCGTCTAAGCCGGGCCAGTCTTACGAGGACCTGCGACGAAGGAACCGAGAAGAGTATTCGAAGCACCAGCAGAGTCCATACTCGCGACCTTACGAACCACCAGTTGCCGTTCAACAGCGACCCGTGGAGCAGGCACAAAGTGAACCCGCTGGAAGGAAGAACCAATACGGCGACTCCTGGACTGATTAA